In Necator americanus strain Aroian chromosome IV, whole genome shotgun sequence, the following proteins share a genomic window:
- a CDS encoding hypothetical protein (NECATOR_CHRIV.G13496.T1), protein MTSLNAKQKLALLNLYSEEIMKRLTPIYYCPEMSGVIAELLDINRLEELCMESYNEDDFSKKLWDELAASPMKNVLYDTILNYLSKVDASLHSILCLVSEKDTRSQFGKVLSNFEQFWTHINVDTTMAFLKKIPCYDNIIMNIERSWRGDEEEDTKKRIVLRTIPLLGSNAIYDLMRSIYDNSEKAAAFVDQLHPCFLRYYGLNVVLFMTPNTVILDQQAATLRKFLDHRYEVFAVRGSDDIPLRQVIAAKDVIVTTPQLIVNLLKYDEPGETSDEVRTEFDLTTFTLMVFDECHNAVKNSPFAVLMRFYHRLNFSMRLKPGCKLPQVIGLTASLGVGGASNESDALNHVVGLCACLDCLNISTVQKYTDQLRKFSPIVVDEVHFTDDQNDSLRAHFIDTLCTLMKLFEEKLYELYSKSILPSTREICMSSEERDQPYVVYNTFRKAPDDKLSQGYLNWVSVHLRRIVPETLFSEESVKTQAIEILEILNDLYRTTEMYQDFSTAESLKFLKNQMAMRINSLTEFSRFHWKEYSEKLSSFQSSESSLFSELIKHLTDNNKEDFRCIIFVRTRKGASILARLLNSCPKLAACDLRVEPIAGLNKAADETTTKREQAEKLKRFRNGDTRVLVATSVADEGLDVAKCSLVIKYNYASNEIAHVQRRGRGRAEKSRSILLTQNLKLKNQEEKNILKERLMNHVLRAVQENRINLTTLVKKAVEELRLEIQREDAMVIARKMAQKSSGIVFKILCSKCDETLCTSKDIKTYKNSQYCVCSPSFWSKTRNEEIKDDVRESKFGSVAKLFCVRENCQNVLGRVVCIEGMLMPALAASAFVLEFTEASGSIKRRAVRKWKEVVKDYFTPDQIRNYDLVVMAKSANKPIIKNMGVSLNLF, encoded by the exons ATGACATCGCTGAACGCAAAGCAGAAACTGGCTCTTCTCAACCTTTACTCGGAGGAAATCATGAAACGTCTGACGCCAATCTACTATTGTCCTGAAATG AGCGGCGTAATCGCAGAGTTGCTGGATATAAATAGACTCGAAGAGCTATGCATGGAATCTTACAATGAAGACGACTTCAGTAAGAAGTTGTGGGACGAGTTGGCCGCCTCTCCTATGAAGAATGTTTTGTACGACACTATTCTTAATTACCTCTCCAAAG TTGATGCTTCCTTACACTCGATTTTATGCCTTGTTTCAGAGAAGGACACAAGAAGTCAGTTCGG CAAAGTTCTGTCTAATTTTGAACAGTTTTGGACACACATTAATGTTGATACAACAATGGCTTTTCTTAAGAAGATCCCCTGTTACGATAACATCATTATGAACATTGAGAGAAGTTGGAGAG GTGACGAAGAAGAGGACACTAAAAAGAGAATTGTTCTCAGAACAATACCTCTTCTTGGCAGTaacgcaatctacgacctaaTGCGATCCATATACGACAACTCGGAAAAAGCGGCAGCGTTCGTTGATCAGTTGCACCCCTGCTTTCTTCGTTATTACGGTTTGAATGTG GTGCTATTCATGACCCCAAACACGGTCATTCTCGATCAGCAAGCAGCAACTCTGCGCAAATTCCTAGATCATCGTTACGAG GTGTTCGCTGTACGAGGATCTGACGACATCCCTCTTCGACAAGTTATTGCTGCGAAAGACGTCATTGTAACCACACCACAGTTAATTGT GAATCTTCTCAAATATGATGAACCTGGAGAAACAAGCGATGAAGTCCGCACCGAATTTGActtgaccacattcactttGATGGTTTTCGATGAGTGTCATAATGCAGTGAAGAATTCTCCTTTTGCTG TGCTTATGAGATTCTACCATCGTCTGAATTTCTCGATGAGGTTGAAACCCGGTTGTAAATTACCACAG GTAATAGGATTAACTGCTTCCCTAGGAGTGGGAGGTGCTTCTAATGAAAGCGATGCTTTAAACCACGTTGTGGGACTGTGTGCTTGCTTAGACTGCTTG AATATAAGTACGGTTCAAAAATACACAGATCAACTTCGGAAGTTCTCTCCTATCGTTGTCGATG AAGTGCACTTTACCGATGATCAAAATGATTCTTTGCGTGCTCATTTTATTGACACTTTATGTACGCTTATGAAGCTTTTTGAAGAGAAGCTGTATGAACTTTACA GCAAGTCTATTTTACCTTCTACACGGGAAATATGTATGAGTAGCGAAGAACGTGACCAACCGTACGTGGTCTACAACACCTTCAGAAAAGCTCCTGATGATAAGTTATCACAAG GTTATCTGAACTGGGTCAGCGTTCACCTCCGACGCATAGTTCCAGAAACGCTGTTTTCTGAAGAGTCAGTTAAAACCCAAGCTATTGAAATTTTAGAGATCCTCAAT GACCTCTACCGAACGACTGAAATGTACCAAGATTTTTCAACAGCTGAATCgttaaaatttcttaaaaaccaAATGGCGATGAGGATCAACTCGCTCACTGAATTTTCACGTTTCCATTGGAAAG agtacTCAGAGAAACTCTCCTCATTTCAATCTTCGGAAAGTAGCCTGTTCTCTGAGCTGATCAA GCACTTAACAGATAACAACAAAGAAGACTTCCGATGTATTATATTTGTTCGAACTCGAAAAGGTGCATCTATCCTTGCTCGCTTGCTAAATTCCTGTCCGAAGTTAGCTGCTTGTGATCTTCGCGTTGAACCTATTGCTG GATTAAATAAAGCAGCGGACGAGACTACGACGAAGCGAGAACAAGCAGAGAAGTTGAAAAG atTCAGAAATGGAGACACACGTGTGCTTGTGGCCACATCGGTTGCCGACGAAGGTTTGGACGTGGCTAAGTGCAGCCTTGTAATCAAGTATAATTACGCTAGTAATGAAATTGCACATGTGCAACGTAGAG GTCGTGGACGTGCCGAAAAATCGCGAAGTATCTTGTTGACGCAAAATTTAAAGCtcaaaaatcaagaagaaaaaaacattctcaaG GAACGATTGATGAACCATGTTCTTCGCGCAGTTCAAGAGAATCGGATCAATCTTACTACTCTT GTGAAAAAAGCTGTTGAAGAATTACGACTAGAAATCCAGAGAGAAGATGCGATGGTGATTGCTCGGAAAATGGCGCAGAAATCTTCAGGAATtgtgttcaaaattttatgcaG TAAGTGTGACGAGACGCTATGCACTTCCAAGGACATTAAAACCTATAAGAATTCACAATACTGTGTCTGTAGCCCATCATTCTGGTCAAAGAccagaaacgaagaaatcaaagatgaTGTAAGAGAATCAAAGTTTGGATCTGTTGCAAAG ttgttttgtGTAAGAGAAAATTGCCAGAATGTTCTCGGAAGGGTGGTATGCATTGAGGGAATGTTGATGCCAGCTCTGGCAGCGTCAG CATTTGTCTTGGAATTCACTGAAGCTTCAGGATCTATTAAAAGGCGTGCCGTGCGCAAATGGAAAGAG GTTGTGAAGGATTACTTCACTCCTGATCAAATCCGAAACTACGATCTTGTTGTCATGGCTAAATCTGCGAATAAACCGATTATCAAAAACATGGGAGTATCcttgaatttattttga